Proteins encoded by one window of Vibrio panuliri:
- the yjgA gene encoding ribosome biogenesis factor YjgA, with translation MARKNQKAPWEPEEEIIWVSKSEMKRDMEELQKLGEELVGLKPSTLAKFPLSEDLAEAIHDAQRFKNEARRRQLQRIGKLMRYEDPEPIQAALDKVRNKHSQNTAVLHKLEQLRDRVVEQGDTAIDEVMELYPAADRQRLRQLARQAAKEKSSNKPAKAFREIFQVLKELNDEEF, from the coding sequence ATGGCACGTAAAAATCAAAAAGCGCCATGGGAACCGGAAGAAGAGATCATCTGGGTAAGTAAATCCGAGATGAAGCGCGATATGGAAGAGTTGCAAAAGCTGGGTGAAGAACTGGTCGGTCTAAAACCGTCTACTCTGGCTAAGTTCCCATTGAGCGAAGATCTGGCTGAAGCAATCCACGATGCACAACGTTTTAAAAACGAAGCACGTCGTCGTCAGCTACAGCGAATCGGTAAGCTGATGCGTTACGAAGATCCAGAGCCAATTCAAGCGGCATTGGATAAGGTTCGTAACAAGCACTCGCAAAACACGGCAGTACTGCACAAGTTAGAGCAACTACGTGATCGTGTTGTTGAACAAGGTGATACGGCAATTGACGAAGTAATGGAGCTTTACCCAGCTGCAGACCGTCAACGTCTGCGTCAGCTTGCACGTCAAGCCGCGAAAGAAAAATCATCGAACAAGCCAGCAAAAGCGTTCCGTGAAATTTTCCAAGTGCTTAAAGAGCTCAATGACGAAGAGTTCTAA
- the metK gene encoding methionine adenosyltransferase — protein MAKHLFTSESVSEGHPDKIADQISDAVLDAILEQDPKARVACETYVKTGMVMVGGEITTSAWVDIEELTRETVREIGYVHSDMGFDANSCAILNTIGKQSPDINQGVDKADPKEQGAGDQGIMFGYACNETDVLMPAPITYSHRLVEKQAEVRKNGTLDWLRPDAKSQVTFQYDQGKIVGIDAVVLSTQHCDSISTPDLREAVMEEIIKPVLPSEWLSKDTKYFINPTGRFVIGGPMGDCGLTGRKIIVDTYGGAARHGGGAFSGKDPSKVDRSAAYAARYVAKNIVAAGMAERCEIQLSYAIGVADPTSIMIETFGTEKVSHQIIIEAVRQFFDLRPYGLQEMLNLLQPIYKKTAAYGHFGREEFPWEATDKAVLLREFAGLN, from the coding sequence ATGGCTAAGCACCTATTTACTTCTGAGTCGGTTTCAGAAGGCCATCCAGATAAAATTGCAGACCAAATCTCTGATGCTGTTCTTGATGCGATCTTAGAACAAGACCCGAAAGCACGTGTTGCGTGTGAGACTTACGTTAAGACCGGTATGGTGATGGTCGGCGGTGAAATCACAACTTCAGCTTGGGTTGATATCGAAGAGCTAACTCGTGAAACAGTGCGTGAAATTGGTTACGTACACTCTGACATGGGCTTTGATGCAAACTCTTGTGCGATTCTAAACACCATCGGTAAGCAATCGCCAGACATCAACCAAGGTGTTGATAAAGCAGATCCTAAAGAACAAGGCGCTGGCGACCAAGGCATCATGTTCGGTTACGCATGTAACGAAACAGATGTACTAATGCCTGCACCAATCACTTACTCACACCGCCTAGTCGAAAAACAAGCGGAAGTGCGTAAAAATGGCACATTAGACTGGTTGCGCCCTGATGCTAAATCTCAGGTAACGTTCCAATACGACCAAGGTAAGATCGTTGGTATCGATGCTGTGGTACTTTCAACTCAGCACTGTGACTCTATCTCTACGCCAGATCTACGCGAAGCGGTAATGGAAGAGATCATCAAACCTGTTCTACCATCTGAGTGGTTAAGCAAAGATACTAAGTACTTTATTAACCCAACAGGTCGCTTTGTTATCGGTGGCCCAATGGGTGACTGTGGTCTAACTGGTCGTAAAATCATCGTAGATACTTACGGCGGCGCAGCTCGTCACGGTGGCGGTGCGTTCTCAGGTAAAGATCCATCAAAAGTAGACCGCTCTGCAGCTTACGCAGCACGTTACGTTGCTAAGAACATTGTCGCTGCAGGTATGGCTGAGCGTTGTGAGATCCAGCTTTCTTACGCAATCGGTGTTGCAGATCCAACCTCTATCATGATCGAAACGTTTGGTACTGAAAAAGTGTCACACCAGATCATCATCGAAGCAGTACGTCAGTTCTTCGACCTACGTCCATACGGTCTACAAGAGATGTTGAACCTACTTCAACCTATCTACAAGAAGACTGCGGCTTACGGTCACTTTGGTCGTGAAGAGTTCCCATGGGAAGCAACTGACAAAGCCGTTCTACTACGTGAATTTGCTGGTTTAAACTAA
- the thiQ gene encoding thiamine ABC transporter ATP-binding protein → MINVKQVHYTYHNQPFDFDLQIAAGSICALMGPSGAGKSTLLALIAGFIEPISGDIVAANESLIGKAPHQRPLAMLFQEHNLFAHLSVRENIGLGLHPGLKLTAEQHQQIERAAQQVGVEELLDRLPEQLSGGQRQRVALARCFVQPHPIWLLDEPFSALDPLLREEMLSLVQRLANERNLTVVMVTHHVSDARAIATDFAFINHGKIAVAASIDQLSVAHPNTELAAFVKAGH, encoded by the coding sequence ATGATAAATGTTAAGCAAGTTCATTATACCTATCATAATCAGCCATTTGATTTTGACTTGCAGATAGCGGCAGGCTCAATTTGCGCTTTGATGGGGCCTAGCGGGGCGGGCAAATCAACCTTGCTGGCATTAATCGCGGGATTTATTGAGCCCATTAGTGGCGATATTGTTGCGGCAAACGAATCGTTAATCGGTAAAGCTCCACATCAAAGACCATTAGCGATGCTGTTTCAAGAACATAACCTATTTGCTCATTTGAGTGTGAGAGAGAATATTGGGCTTGGTTTGCATCCGGGGTTAAAACTGACGGCAGAACAACATCAGCAAATCGAACGGGCAGCACAACAGGTTGGCGTTGAAGAGTTACTTGATCGCTTACCAGAGCAACTTTCAGGCGGGCAACGTCAGCGAGTGGCGTTGGCGCGCTGTTTTGTTCAGCCGCATCCGATTTGGCTATTGGATGAGCCATTCTCAGCACTTGATCCCCTGCTGCGTGAAGAGATGTTGAGTTTGGTTCAACGTTTAGCGAATGAGCGCAATCTAACCGTGGTCATGGTGACACATCATGTCAGTGATGCGCGCGCTATTGCGACTGATTTTGCCTTTATTAACCATGGAAAAATTGCCGTGGCAGCGAGTATCGACCAGCTCAGTGTTGCCCACCCAAACACTGAGTTAGCGGCGTTTGTGAAAGCAGGCCATTAA
- a CDS encoding SprT family zinc-dependent metalloprotease, which produces MDIELRYRAQQKVAHCLQLAEQAFKRSFTKPIMRYSLRGKAAGKAYLQLNEIRLNSVLFLENQQAFLEEVIPHEVAHLVTYQVYGRVRPHGKEWQGVMEAVFNVPASTTHRFSTDSVAGKTFEYQCQCTLYPLSIRRHNKVIRHQASYRCQKCQQLLTFTGRQLS; this is translated from the coding sequence GTGGATATCGAACTTCGCTATCGAGCGCAGCAAAAAGTTGCACACTGCTTACAATTAGCTGAACAAGCGTTTAAACGCTCTTTTACCAAGCCGATCATGCGCTATAGCTTGCGTGGAAAAGCGGCCGGTAAAGCTTATCTCCAATTGAACGAAATTCGCCTTAACTCCGTACTGTTTTTGGAAAACCAACAGGCATTTCTTGAGGAGGTTATTCCTCATGAAGTCGCGCATTTAGTTACGTATCAAGTCTATGGCCGAGTTCGCCCACACGGTAAAGAGTGGCAAGGGGTCATGGAGGCGGTGTTTAATGTCCCCGCGAGCACCACGCACCGTTTTTCCACCGACTCGGTGGCGGGTAAAACGTTTGAGTACCAATGCCAATGTACCCTCTATCCACTGTCGATTCGTCGCCACAATAAAGTGATTCGTCATCAAGCGAGTTACCGCTGCCAGAAGTGCCAACAGTTGCTTACTTTTACCGGTCGCCAGTTGTCTTAA
- the gshB gene encoding glutathione synthase, producing the protein MIKLGIVMDPISSINIKKDSSFAMMLEAQRRGYEIHYMEMNDLHLDQGVAIADTKVVTLKEDPNGWYEFKSEQTIKLADLDAVLMRKDPPFDTEYIYATYILERAEDEGALIVNKPQSLRDCNEKLFTAWFPELTPTTIVTRKAEKIKAFREEHGDVILKPLDGMGGASIFRVKENDPNVSVIIETLTNHGQNYAMAQTFVPDISNGDKRILVVDGEPMPYCLARIPAKGETRGNLAAGGRGEARPLSETDKQIAEAVAPTLKEKGLIFVGLDVIGDKLTEINVTSPTCIREIEAAFDISITGKLMDAIERRIKK; encoded by the coding sequence ATGATTAAACTTGGCATAGTGATGGACCCAATTTCGTCCATCAACATTAAGAAGGATTCTAGCTTTGCCATGATGCTAGAAGCACAGCGTCGTGGCTACGAAATCCACTATATGGAAATGAATGATCTACACCTAGATCAAGGTGTTGCGATTGCAGATACAAAAGTGGTGACGCTAAAAGAAGATCCAAACGGTTGGTATGAGTTCAAGTCTGAGCAAACCATTAAACTGGCAGACTTAGACGCAGTATTGATGCGCAAAGACCCACCATTCGATACCGAATATATCTACGCGACATACATTCTTGAGCGCGCAGAGGATGAAGGTGCACTGATTGTTAACAAACCGCAAAGCCTGCGCGACTGCAATGAGAAACTATTTACCGCTTGGTTCCCAGAGCTAACGCCAACGACCATAGTGACACGTAAAGCGGAGAAAATTAAAGCCTTCCGCGAAGAGCATGGTGACGTGATCCTCAAGCCTTTAGATGGTATGGGTGGTGCATCGATTTTCCGCGTTAAAGAGAACGATCCAAACGTCTCTGTGATTATCGAAACATTGACCAACCACGGTCAAAACTACGCCATGGCGCAAACCTTTGTTCCAGACATCAGTAATGGTGACAAGCGTATCCTCGTGGTTGATGGCGAGCCAATGCCTTACTGCCTGGCACGTATTCCAGCCAAAGGGGAAACTCGTGGCAACCTTGCAGCTGGTGGCCGCGGCGAAGCTCGTCCACTCAGTGAGACAGATAAACAGATCGCAGAAGCTGTAGCGCCTACACTTAAAGAAAAAGGTCTTATCTTTGTCGGTCTCGACGTCATTGGTGACAAGCTAACTGAAATCAATGTGACAAGCCCGACTTGTATTCGTGAGATTGAAGCGGCTTTTGATATCTCAATTACGGGCAAGTTGATGGATGCCATCGAGCGTCGCATTAAAAAATAA
- a CDS encoding YqgE/AlgH family protein encodes MNLTNHFLVAMPGMKDPYFQRSVIYICEHNQDGAMGLMISSPIEITVGKMLEQVNVQPVHPQLKTENLAMPVLNGGPVSEDRGFILHQPKDRYESSIQMTDHISVTTSKDILSVLGTEAEPNHYLVALGYSGWEAGQLEVELAENSWLTVEADPSVIFETPVKERWQKAVQMLGIDVAQLSSDIGHA; translated from the coding sequence ATGAACTTAACTAACCACTTTTTAGTTGCTATGCCAGGGATGAAAGATCCCTACTTTCAGCGCAGTGTCATCTATATTTGTGAGCACAATCAGGACGGAGCCATGGGCTTGATGATCAGCTCTCCGATTGAGATAACTGTCGGTAAGATGCTTGAGCAAGTCAATGTTCAGCCCGTTCATCCCCAGCTAAAAACGGAAAACCTTGCCATGCCGGTATTAAATGGCGGTCCGGTTTCAGAAGATCGTGGTTTTATACTGCATCAACCAAAAGACAGATATGAGTCCAGTATTCAAATGACCGACCATATTTCTGTCACCACCTCAAAAGACATTTTAAGTGTCCTTGGTACGGAAGCTGAGCCTAATCACTACTTGGTAGCGCTAGGTTATTCTGGCTGGGAAGCGGGACAACTGGAAGTTGAGTTGGCTGAAAATTCTTGGCTAACCGTTGAAGCGGACCCAAGTGTGATTTTTGAAACACCAGTCAAAGAACGTTGGCAGAAAGCAGTCCAAATGTTAGGTATTGATGTGGCACAGCTATCAAGCGATATTGGTCACGCATAA
- the ruvX gene encoding Holliday junction resolvase RuvX produces the protein MSNRTIMAFDFGTKSIGSAIGQEITATASPLKAFKANDGIPNWDDIEKQIKEWQPNLLVVGLPTDLHGKDLETITPRAKKFAKRLQGRYGLPVELHDERLSTAEARAELFSMGGYKALSKGNIDCQSAVVILESWFEAQWGE, from the coding sequence ATGTCTAACAGAACCATCATGGCTTTCGACTTCGGCACCAAAAGTATCGGCAGTGCGATTGGTCAAGAGATAACCGCAACAGCATCACCACTGAAAGCTTTTAAAGCCAACGACGGTATCCCGAATTGGGATGACATCGAAAAGCAAATTAAAGAGTGGCAACCCAATCTACTCGTAGTTGGGTTACCTACAGATTTGCACGGCAAAGATTTAGAAACTATCACGCCACGCGCGAAGAAATTTGCTAAGCGTCTACAAGGCCGTTATGGCTTGCCTGTCGAACTGCATGACGAGCGTTTGTCGACCGCTGAAGCGCGCGCAGAGCTGTTTTCGATGGGTGGCTATAAGGCACTATCAAAAGGCAACATCGATTGCCAATCAGCAGTCGTGATTTTGGAAAGTTGGTTTGAAGCCCAATGGGGTGAGTAA
- a CDS encoding endonuclease has product MRTLLGLLLAVTASSAVAAPPTSFSAAKREAVSIYKDLEKDINYATSFYCGCDIRWQGKKGIPDLDACGYKIRKQTQKVRATRIEWEHVVPAWQFGHQLQCWQDGGRKNCSRRDKQFKMMEADLHNLTPAIGEVNGDRSNYNFSQWNGVDGVTYGRCEMQVNFKQRQVMPPDRARGSIARTYLYMSQEYGFKLSKQQRNLMLAWNKTYPAETWECERDKRIAKVQGNHNPFVMDACRKR; this is encoded by the coding sequence ATGCGAACACTCTTAGGTTTATTGCTTGCCGTGACCGCAAGCAGTGCGGTGGCAGCCCCACCCACTTCCTTTTCTGCCGCGAAACGTGAAGCGGTGAGTATCTACAAAGATCTCGAAAAAGATATCAACTATGCCACCAGTTTTTACTGTGGTTGTGATATCCGCTGGCAAGGTAAAAAAGGCATCCCAGATCTCGATGCATGTGGCTACAAGATTCGAAAACAAACGCAAAAAGTACGCGCAACACGCATCGAATGGGAACATGTCGTCCCGGCATGGCAATTTGGTCACCAACTGCAATGCTGGCAAGATGGCGGGCGCAAAAACTGCTCTCGTCGAGATAAGCAGTTCAAAATGATGGAAGCGGATCTGCACAATCTCACTCCTGCGATTGGTGAAGTGAATGGCGATCGTTCCAACTACAACTTTAGTCAGTGGAATGGCGTTGACGGCGTGACCTATGGCCGTTGTGAAATGCAGGTAAACTTTAAACAGCGTCAGGTTATGCCACCGGATCGCGCTCGCGGATCGATTGCCCGCACCTACCTCTATATGAGCCAAGAATACGGCTTCAAGCTATCGAAACAACAGCGTAACCTCATGCTTGCTTGGAACAAAACATACCCAGCCGAAACATGGGAATGTGAGCGCGATAAACGCATCGCCAAAGTACAAGGCAATCACAACCCTTTTGTCATGGACGCCTGTCGTAAACGGTAA
- the pmbA gene encoding metalloprotease PmbA, which yields MDVKEQVAQQRAELEAAVAKALEMAAVKADAAEVAITKSTGLSVSTRMCEVENVEFNSDGALGITVYRGQRKGSASTSDLSEKAIQQTVLAALDIAQYTSEDPCAGPAPKELMVQEIPDLDLFHPDTPDPDYAAQVAIAAEERALAFSSKIKQSDGASYDSHYGVKVYGNSHGLLASYASSRHSTSCCVIGQGANGEMERDYSYTVARHKDDLWAPEQVGAQAAEKTVSRLDAKRLATGKYPVMFAADVATGLLGHLVMAISGGNLYRKSSFLLDHLGQQVLPSWFNLSERPHVLRGLASSPFDSEGVYTRDTEIITDGVLATYLLTSYAARKMKMTPTGHAGGIHNCYVTSTGQNFEQMLKELGTGLLVTEVMGQGVNVVTGDYSRGAAGFWVENGQIQYPVSEITIAGNLKEMYQQIVAVGSDVETRSQIQTGSILLETMKVAGE from the coding sequence ATGGACGTAAAAGAGCAAGTCGCTCAGCAACGCGCTGAGCTAGAAGCTGCAGTCGCGAAAGCACTGGAGATGGCAGCAGTCAAAGCTGATGCCGCAGAAGTTGCCATTACTAAGTCGACTGGCTTAAGTGTTTCTACCCGCATGTGTGAAGTGGAAAACGTGGAATTCAATAGTGATGGGGCGCTGGGTATTACCGTTTACCGCGGTCAGCGTAAAGGCAGCGCATCCACTTCTGATCTGAGTGAAAAGGCGATTCAGCAAACCGTATTGGCTGCGCTAGATATCGCTCAATACACATCTGAAGACCCTTGTGCGGGACCTGCGCCAAAAGAATTGATGGTGCAAGAGATTCCAGATCTTGACTTGTTCCACCCAGATACGCCTGATCCTGACTATGCCGCACAAGTGGCGATTGCTGCAGAAGAACGTGCGTTGGCGTTTAGCAGCAAGATCAAACAGAGTGACGGCGCAAGCTACGATAGCCATTATGGTGTGAAAGTTTACGGTAACAGCCATGGCTTGCTCGCCAGTTACGCCAGCAGTCGTCACAGCACCAGTTGTTGTGTGATCGGTCAAGGCGCTAATGGTGAGATGGAGCGTGATTACAGTTATACCGTCGCGCGTCATAAAGACGATTTATGGGCTCCTGAGCAAGTGGGTGCCCAAGCTGCTGAAAAGACCGTTAGCCGATTAGACGCAAAACGCCTCGCCACGGGCAAGTATCCAGTCATGTTTGCCGCGGATGTTGCGACGGGTCTGTTGGGACACCTCGTTATGGCGATCAGTGGTGGTAATCTTTACCGTAAGTCATCATTTTTATTGGATCATCTTGGTCAGCAAGTTCTACCGAGCTGGTTTAATCTTTCTGAACGTCCACATGTGTTGCGCGGCTTGGCATCAAGTCCATTTGATAGCGAAGGTGTATACACTCGTGATACAGAAATCATTACAGATGGTGTACTGGCGACCTACCTACTCACTAGCTATGCTGCGCGTAAAATGAAGATGACACCAACCGGTCATGCGGGCGGCATCCACAACTGTTACGTGACGTCGACGGGCCAAAACTTTGAGCAGATGCTTAAAGAGCTTGGCACCGGTCTATTGGTCACGGAAGTGATGGGGCAAGGTGTCAATGTGGTGACGGGTGATTATTCACGCGGAGCGGCAGGTTTCTGGGTCGAAAATGGCCAGATTCAATACCCTGTGTCTGAAATTACCATTGCAGGTAATTTGAAAGAGATGTATCAGCAGATTGTCGCTGTGGGTAGCGACGTCGAGACACGCTCACAGATCCAAACAGGCTCTATCCTACTTGAAACAATGAAGGTTGCGGGCGAGTAA
- a CDS encoding DUF2189 domain-containing protein, with product MPRTVNNPSELKPERKEVPNHEYARTYPANTVSISAPFHWLALGLHDFVRMPIISAFYGLCFMAAAIGIVLLVQWQGTHLVIMPSLVVYMLIGPFLALGLYDASWERERGHTPSLFHSIKAIGRNSSSQWAFAVLLAVCMIFWMRIAALLHALYPSVQGAPLTDFLPFLVIGSMVGLVLACVVFSISAFSIPLMMERRVDMMTAVFTSFNAVRSNISAMVVWAAIICGGVLIGFATYGIGMLFTMPILGYATWHGYHEVIKKKHQP from the coding sequence ATGCCTCGAACAGTGAATAACCCATCAGAGCTTAAGCCGGAGCGAAAAGAGGTACCTAACCACGAGTACGCCCGAACCTACCCAGCCAACACGGTCAGTATAAGTGCCCCCTTTCATTGGCTAGCATTAGGCCTACACGACTTTGTTCGCATGCCAATTATTAGCGCTTTTTACGGCTTGTGCTTTATGGCAGCCGCCATTGGCATTGTGCTTTTGGTCCAATGGCAAGGCACACATCTGGTCATTATGCCCAGCCTAGTCGTTTACATGCTGATTGGTCCTTTTCTTGCGCTGGGTCTTTATGATGCCAGTTGGGAGCGAGAGCGTGGACACACCCCTAGTTTATTCCACTCTATTAAAGCCATTGGGCGGAACTCCAGTTCTCAATGGGCATTTGCCGTATTGCTCGCTGTATGTATGATTTTCTGGATGCGTATCGCAGCGCTGTTGCATGCACTCTACCCATCGGTTCAAGGGGCACCGCTGACTGACTTCCTTCCTTTCTTAGTTATCGGCTCGATGGTCGGGTTGGTGCTAGCGTGCGTTGTGTTTAGTATTTCTGCATTCTCGATCCCACTAATGATGGAACGTCGTGTGGATATGATGACAGCCGTCTTTACAAGCTTTAATGCCGTCCGCTCGAATATTTCAGCAATGGTGGTTTGGGCGGCAATAATCTGTGGTGGTGTTTTAATTGGCTTCGCTACCTACGGGATTGGTATGCTGTTTACCATGCCCATTCTTGGTTACGCCACTTGGCATGGCTACCATGAAGTGATTAAGAAAAAGCACCAGCCTTAA
- the rsmE gene encoding 16S rRNA (uracil(1498)-N(3))-methyltransferase, with translation MRIPRIYHPETIHQLGVIALSDDAAGHIGRVLRMQTGQEVLLFDGSGAEFPAVISSVSKKNVEVEITERVERSCESPLDLHLGQVVSRGDKMEFTIQKSVELGVNTITPLISERCGVKLDQKRFEKKLEQWQKIAISACEQCGRNTVPEIRPIMKLEDWCAEEYDGLKLNLHPRAKYSINTLPTPVEKVRLLIGPEGGLSAQEIDMTQEYQFEETLLGPRVLRTETAALTAITALQVRFGDLG, from the coding sequence ATGCGAATTCCTCGAATTTATCATCCTGAAACTATTCACCAACTTGGCGTTATCGCTCTAAGCGATGATGCTGCCGGTCATATTGGAAGAGTGCTGCGAATGCAGACTGGTCAAGAGGTGTTGCTATTTGATGGTAGCGGTGCAGAGTTTCCAGCGGTGATAAGCTCAGTTTCGAAAAAGAACGTCGAGGTCGAAATCACGGAGCGAGTTGAACGCAGTTGTGAGTCACCTTTGGACTTGCATCTAGGTCAGGTAGTATCTCGCGGTGACAAAATGGAGTTCACCATTCAAAAGTCGGTTGAACTGGGCGTAAATACCATTACACCGCTTATTTCTGAACGTTGCGGTGTAAAGCTCGACCAAAAACGTTTCGAAAAGAAACTAGAGCAATGGCAAAAAATCGCCATCAGCGCTTGTGAGCAGTGTGGTCGCAATACCGTGCCAGAAATTCGCCCAATCATGAAACTCGAAGATTGGTGTGCTGAAGAGTATGACGGTTTGAAACTCAATCTGCATCCACGTGCAAAGTACTCTATTAATACCCTACCGACCCCTGTAGAAAAAGTTCGTTTGTTAATCGGTCCGGAAGGCGGCCTATCTGCCCAAGAGATCGATATGACTCAAGAATACCAATTTGAAGAAACGTTGTTAGGCCCACGCGTTTTGCGCACAGAAACCGCAGCGTTAACTGCAATTACCGCACTACAAGTTCGCTTTGGCGACCTTGGTTAA
- the tkt gene encoding transketolase: protein MSSRKHLANAIRALSMDGVQQANSGHPGAPMGMADIAEVLWRSHLNHNPANPEWADRDRFVLSNGHGSMLIYSLLHLSGYELSIDDLKNFRQLHSKTPGHPEYGYAPGVETTTGPLGQGITNAVGMALAEKALAAQFNKEGHDIVDHFTYVFMGDGCLMEGISHEACSLAGTLGLGKLIAFWDDNGISIDGHVEGWFSDDTPKRFEAYGWHVIPAVDGHDSEAINAAIEAAKADPRPTLICTKTIIGFGSPNKSGSHDCHGAPLGAEEIKAAREFLGWEHPAFEIPADVYAQWDAKAAGADKEAAWNAKFDAYAAAYPAEAAELKRRMNGELPAEWEEKASQIIADLQANPANIASRKASQNALEAFGAMLPEFMGGSADLAPSNLTMWSGSKSLEANDFAGNYIHYGVREFGMTAIMNGIALHGGFVPYGATFLMFMEYARNAMRMAALMKVQNIQVYTHDSIGLGEDGPTHQPVEQMASLRLTPNMSTWRPCDQVESAVAWKLAIERKDGPSALIFSRQNLAQQPRSAEQVADIAKGAYILKDCAGKPELILIATGSEVELAVKADEELTAAGKAVRVVSMPSTDAFDKQDAAYREAVLPSDVTARIAIEAGIADFWYKYVGFDGRIIGMTTFGESAPADQLFEMFGFTVENVVNTAQELLA, encoded by the coding sequence ATGTCTTCTCGTAAACACCTTGCCAATGCAATCCGCGCTCTAAGCATGGATGGCGTTCAACAAGCTAACTCTGGTCACCCAGGCGCACCTATGGGTATGGCTGATATCGCTGAAGTTCTTTGGCGTTCACACCTAAACCACAACCCAGCAAACCCAGAGTGGGCAGATCGCGACCGTTTCGTTCTGTCTAACGGTCACGGTTCAATGCTGATTTACTCATTGCTGCACCTAAGTGGCTATGAGCTATCGATTGATGATCTAAAGAACTTCCGTCAACTGCACTCAAAAACACCAGGTCACCCAGAATATGGTTATGCGCCAGGTGTTGAAACGACCACGGGTCCGCTAGGCCAAGGTATCACTAATGCTGTTGGTATGGCATTGGCTGAAAAAGCACTGGCAGCGCAGTTCAATAAAGAAGGCCATGACATCGTTGACCACTTCACTTACGTGTTTATGGGCGATGGCTGTCTAATGGAAGGTATCTCGCATGAGGCATGTTCACTGGCGGGTACATTAGGTCTTGGTAAGCTAATCGCATTCTGGGATGACAACGGTATCTCTATCGATGGTCACGTGGAAGGTTGGTTCTCTGACGACACACCTAAGCGTTTTGAAGCGTACGGTTGGCATGTTATTCCAGCAGTCGACGGTCACGACTCAGAAGCTATTAATGCAGCGATTGAAGCGGCAAAAGCTGATCCTCGCCCAACTCTTATCTGTACCAAAACTATCATCGGTTTTGGTTCACCAAACAAATCAGGCTCACACGATTGTCACGGTGCGCCACTAGGTGCTGAAGAAATCAAAGCAGCGCGTGAGTTCCTTGGTTGGGAGCACCCTGCATTTGAAATCCCAGCTGACGTCTACGCACAGTGGGATGCAAAAGCGGCTGGCGCTGACAAAGAAGCGGCTTGGAACGCAAAATTTGATGCATACGCAGCGGCTTACCCAGCAGAAGCGGCAGAGCTTAAGCGTCGTATGAACGGCGAACTTCCTGCAGAGTGGGAAGAGAAAGCAAGCCAAATCATTGCTGATCTTCAAGCAAACCCTGCCAACATCGCATCACGTAAAGCTTCACAAAATGCACTAGAAGCATTCGGTGCAATGCTACCAGAATTTATGGGTGGCTCTGCTGACTTAGCGCCTTCTAACCTAACCATGTGGTCTGGTTCTAAATCGCTAGAAGCAAACGACTTCGCGGGTAACTACATTCACTACGGCGTACGTGAATTTGGTATGACCGCGATCATGAACGGTATCGCACTACACGGCGGTTTTGTTCCTTACGGCGCGACCTTCCTAATGTTTATGGAATACGCACGTAACGCAATGCGCATGGCAGCACTGATGAAAGTGCAAAACATCCAAGTGTACACGCACGACTCTATCGGTCTTGGCGAAGATGGCCCGACTCACCAACCTGTTGAGCAAATGGCATCACTGCGTCTAACACCAAACATGAGCACATGGCGTCCATGTGACCAAGTTGAATCTGCAGTGGCTTGGAAACTGGCAATCGAGCGTAAAGATGGCCCATCAGCGCTGATCTTCTCGCGTCAAAACCTTGCGCAACAACCACGTTCAGCAGAGCAAGTGGCGGACATCGCTAAAGGTGCTTACATCCTAAAAGATTGCGCTGGCAAACCTGAGCTTATCCTTATTGCAACTGGCTCTGAAGTTGAGCTAGCAGTAAAAGCAGATGAAGAACTAACAGCAGCAGGCAAAGCAGTACGCGTGGTATCAATGCCATCAACGGATGCCTTTGATAAGCAAGATGCAGCTTACCGCGAAGCCGTTCTTCCATCAGATGTGACGGCACGTATCGCGATTGAAGCGGGTATTGCAGATTTCTGGTACAAGTATGTTGGTTTCGATGGTCGTATCATCGGTATGACAACGTTTGGTGAATCTGCACCAGCGGATCAACTGTTCGAGATGTTTGGCTTCACGGTTGAAAATGTCGTGAACACAGCACAAGAATTACTTGCGTAA